In a genomic window of Sporohalobacter salinus:
- the purR gene encoding pur operon repressor, giving the protein MKLRRSERIVAITKVLTDKPYRLFSLNHFTAKFDAAKSTISEDLSIIKRVFAAEDMGRIETISGAAGGVRFIPKKAADDIENVVTDLCQELSDANRILPGGFLYITDLIFSPEKIMEIGKIFATQFAKLDVDYIITIETKGIPIALATARAMNLPVVSIRKDNRVTEGSAVSINYITGSSKKIETMSLSRRALPEKSKVVIIDDFMKAGGTAKGMLDLLEEFKSEVLDIGVLMETAQPESKLVSDYTSLIVVDKVDEKNQEVVVRPSNCILTEVD; this is encoded by the coding sequence ATGAAGTTAAGAAGGAGCGAACGAATTGTAGCAATTACTAAAGTTTTAACTGATAAGCCATATAGATTATTTTCCTTAAATCACTTTACTGCTAAATTTGATGCAGCTAAATCTACTATTAGTGAAGATCTTTCAATTATTAAACGAGTTTTTGCTGCTGAAGATATGGGTAGAATTGAGACTATATCTGGTGCAGCTGGAGGAGTCAGATTTATTCCTAAAAAGGCTGCTGATGATATTGAAAATGTTGTGACTGATTTATGTCAGGAATTATCTGATGCTAACCGGATTTTGCCGGGCGGTTTTTTGTATATTACTGATCTTATATTTTCACCAGAAAAAATTATGGAGATCGGAAAGATATTTGCTACCCAATTTGCTAAATTGGATGTTGATTATATAATTACTATTGAAACTAAAGGGATTCCAATAGCTTTAGCTACAGCCCGGGCAATGAATCTACCAGTGGTTAGCATTCGGAAAGATAATCGGGTTACAGAAGGATCGGCTGTTAGCATTAATTATATTACTGGTTCGTCAAAAAAGATTGAAACCATGTCTTTATCCCGTAGGGCTTTACCCGAAAAGTCAAAAGTAGTAATTATTGATGATTTTATGAAGGCTGGGGGAACTGCTAAAGGAATGCTAGATTTATTAGAGGAATTTAAATCTGAAGTCTTAGATATTGGTGTCTTAATGGAAACAGCCCAGCCCGAAAGTAAATTAGTTTCTGATTATACTTCATTAATTGTAGTAGACAAAGTAGATGAAAAAAATCAAGAAGTAGTAGTTAGACCTAGCAACTGTATTTTAACTGAAGTTGATTAA
- a CDS encoding NTP transferase domain-containing protein gives MKYNAVLLAGAENSDLIPEKLTTDYEALLEINGKAIVNYVLEALNNAEQVNRIIVVGPKNAEKLLIANGADLVIKSKKSIIENIEAGLEVLDKKFNINQPCLLITSDIPLVTSEAIDSFIADCERKGESGVYYPIISKEVVQSAYPTFDSTYVDLKDDTYTGGNLTLIKPKVIIESMPLLEKIIENRKNPFKMSRIIGLKFAAKLFFGCLSLAEIETKISQLIGSSCRAIISSYPELNLDVDKYQDLELMRNLIGN, from the coding sequence ATGAAATATAATGCAGTTCTATTAGCTGGAGCTGAGAATAGTGATTTAATTCCTGAAAAATTAACTACAGATTATGAGGCTTTATTAGAGATAAATGGCAAAGCTATAGTTAATTATGTTCTTGAAGCTTTAAATAATGCAGAACAAGTAAATAGGATTATTGTTGTAGGACCTAAAAATGCAGAGAAACTTTTGATAGCTAATGGAGCTGATTTAGTTATAAAATCGAAGAAGAGTATAATAGAGAATATAGAAGCAGGTTTAGAAGTTTTAGATAAAAAATTTAATATTAATCAGCCTTGTTTACTGATTACTTCTGATATTCCATTAGTAACTAGCGAGGCGATTGATAGTTTTATTGCTGATTGTGAAAGAAAAGGAGAGTCGGGAGTTTATTATCCTATAATTTCTAAAGAGGTTGTTCAATCTGCTTATCCAACTTTTGATAGTACTTATGTAGATTTGAAGGATGATACTTATACTGGAGGGAATTTAACTTTAATTAAACCTAAAGTAATTATTGAATCTATGCCGTTATTAGAAAAGATAATTGAAAATCGTAAGAATCCTTTTAAGATGAGTCGAATAATTGGGTTAAAGTTTGCTGCTAAACTTTTTTTTGGCTGCTTGTCTCTAGCGGAGATAGAAACTAAAATTTCTCAATTGATTGGTAGTTCTTGTAGGGCAATTATTTCTAGTTATCCTGAATTGAATCTTGATGTCGATAAATACCAAGATTTAGAGTTAATGCGTAATTTAATTGGGAATTAG
- the ispE gene encoding 4-(cytidine 5'-diphospho)-2-C-methyl-D-erythritol kinase: MKSRLQVATQAKINLLLDVVGKRNDGYHKVEMVMQSIDLADQLEFNRIQKGIELKVDHSEVPTGEDNLVYQAAELFFKQYELKGGLQVKINKEIPVAAGLAGGSTNAAATLVAINNLWNLNLSVEELENLGADLGADVPFCIKGGTALATGVGTNLKPLNSVPKLDLVLINPPFSVSTAEVYQNLNLNKVNKHPDLRRMLVALETRNKAEIIEAVDNLLAEVTMKRYSQLYELEEMLLKQGTRKVLMSGSGPTMLGFVDNQVEAQKLVNRLELQLSKDYIIKAAQTTCQGVVIKN; this comes from the coding sequence ATGAAATCTAGGTTACAGGTGGCTACTCAGGCTAAAATAAATTTATTGTTAGATGTTGTAGGAAAGCGGAATGATGGTTATCATAAAGTAGAGATGGTTATGCAGAGTATAGATTTAGCTGATCAATTGGAATTTAATCGAATACAGAAAGGAATTGAATTAAAAGTAGATCATTCGGAGGTTCCTACCGGAGAGGATAATCTGGTTTATCAGGCAGCAGAATTATTCTTTAAACAATATGAGTTAAAAGGTGGTTTACAAGTAAAGATCAATAAAGAGATTCCAGTAGCAGCTGGTTTAGCTGGAGGTAGTACTAATGCAGCAGCTACTTTAGTGGCTATTAATAACTTGTGGAATTTGAATCTGTCTGTTGAAGAGTTAGAGAATTTAGGAGCAGATTTAGGAGCTGATGTTCCTTTCTGTATTAAAGGTGGGACTGCATTGGCAACAGGTGTTGGTACTAATTTAAAACCCTTAAACTCTGTCCCGAAGCTAGATTTAGTGTTAATTAATCCGCCCTTTTCTGTTTCTACAGCAGAAGTTTATCAAAATCTTAATTTAAATAAAGTTAATAAGCATCCTGATTTAAGAAGAATGCTTGTTGCTTTGGAAACGAGAAATAAAGCCGAGATTATTGAGGCTGTAGATAATTTATTAGCTGAAGTAACTATGAAGAGATATTCTCAGTTATATGAATTAGAAGAAATGCTTCTGAAGCAGGGAACTAGAAAGGTTTTAATGTCAGGTAGCGGTCCTACTATGCTTGGATTTGTAGATAATCAAGTAGAAGCTCAAAAGTTAGTTAATCGGTTAGAATTACAGTTATCAAAGGATTATATTATAAAAGCAGCCCAGACTACTTGTCAGGGAGTAGTAATTAAGAATTAA
- a CDS encoding L,D-transpeptidase family protein yields MNNINKKILINLNQRYLELYQNSELFGHYPVAVGKDSTSTPTGNFEVILKRKNPGGALGSRWIQFTWQSHGIHGTNQPWLIGQAVSHGCVRMYNSDVEEVYRQVQVGTPIHIYSNIKSNPNPNYTIYKVQPEDTLYKIAHKFNTSVTKLIEINQLKNPDLIYPNQKLKIPK; encoded by the coding sequence GTGAATAATATTAATAAGAAAATTTTAATTAATTTAAATCAGCGTTATCTTGAACTCTATCAAAATTCAGAGCTATTTGGTCATTATCCAGTAGCTGTTGGCAAAGATTCAACTTCCACTCCTACTGGTAACTTCGAAGTAATTCTTAAACGTAAAAATCCTGGTGGAGCCTTAGGTTCACGGTGGATTCAGTTTACTTGGCAATCCCATGGAATCCATGGTACCAATCAGCCTTGGCTCATTGGGCAAGCTGTTTCTCATGGCTGTGTTAGAATGTATAATTCTGATGTTGAAGAAGTATATAGGCAAGTACAAGTAGGAACTCCTATTCATATCTATTCTAATATCAAATCTAATCCCAATCCAAATTATACTATCTATAAAGTACAACCAGAAGATACATTATATAAAATAGCTCATAAATTCAATACTTCAGTTACAAAATTAATAGAAATAAATCAGTTAAAGAACCCAGATTTAATTTATCCTAATCAAAAATTAAAGATTCCCAAATAA
- a CDS encoding ribonuclease J, whose amino-acid sequence MTNSTDRIGIIQLGGKGVVGSNMIAIEYQDEILVLDAGIMFPTDEMPGIDYVIPDMTYLQKNKEQIKALLLSHGHEDHIGAVPFLISKINVPIYGTKLTIALVKEKLKEKKLLKNTELNKIQPREKIEINNFKIEFINVSHSIPDSVAMSITTPAGKILYTGDFKIDQSPINNDLTDFYKLAQLGEEGLLALLSDSTNAEQEGYSGSESSVGKTLHDQFRTAQGKIITATFSSHIHRLQQVVSVAKKYDKKIAINGRSMIKTVKIARKLGHLDLPSEMLIDINKIDEFDPTKVVILMTGSQGEPMAALTRIARGDHHQVEITPQDTIIISATPIPGNEIAVSNTINQLLETGAEVVYYNHAHVHVSGHGFQEELKLMLNLTKPQYFIPVHGEYRHLHFHAQLAQKIGIAKENIFVTPNGVKLELTENNAKITDKVPAGKILIDGSQAGNLNNDVLEDRQSLGEDGIVTVMVTIDEETGKIIGGPDLTCRGVTYQQNSRIRNILKDIKSQITKILNRTNIENINQQSKLKSRIKAGVNSLLRKQLNSNPLILPLIMKI is encoded by the coding sequence ATGACAAACTCTACAGATAGAATCGGTATTATCCAATTAGGCGGCAAAGGTGTCGTCGGTAGTAATATGATAGCAATTGAATATCAAGATGAAATTCTAGTTCTTGATGCTGGAATTATGTTTCCTACTGATGAAATGCCTGGTATCGACTATGTTATTCCGGATATGACATATTTACAGAAAAATAAAGAACAAATAAAGGCTTTATTACTCAGCCATGGTCATGAAGACCATATTGGAGCTGTTCCTTTTCTAATCTCAAAAATAAATGTCCCAATCTATGGTACCAAATTAACTATAGCTTTAGTCAAAGAAAAATTAAAAGAAAAAAAATTACTTAAGAATACAGAATTAAATAAAATTCAACCTAGAGAAAAAATTGAAATAAATAACTTTAAAATTGAATTTATTAATGTTAGTCATAGTATACCTGATTCTGTTGCTATGTCGATAACAACTCCTGCAGGAAAGATTCTGTATACTGGCGATTTTAAGATTGATCAAAGTCCAATCAATAACGACTTAACTGATTTCTATAAATTGGCTCAATTAGGAGAAGAAGGCCTACTAGCTCTATTATCTGATAGTACTAATGCAGAACAGGAAGGATACAGCGGATCTGAAAGTTCTGTTGGTAAAACTTTACATGATCAGTTTCGAACTGCACAGGGAAAAATAATTACTGCTACTTTCTCTAGTCATATTCATAGACTCCAACAAGTAGTTTCTGTAGCTAAAAAATATGATAAAAAGATAGCAATCAATGGGCGAAGCATGATTAAAACTGTTAAGATTGCTAGAAAATTAGGTCATCTGGATCTGCCTTCCGAAATGTTAATCGATATTAATAAAATCGATGAGTTTGATCCTACTAAAGTAGTAATTTTGATGACTGGTAGTCAAGGTGAACCAATGGCAGCCTTAACTAGAATAGCCCGCGGGGATCACCATCAAGTGGAAATCACTCCGCAGGATACTATCATTATTTCAGCTACTCCTATTCCCGGTAATGAAATAGCTGTTAGTAATACTATCAACCAACTACTAGAAACCGGAGCTGAAGTTGTCTATTATAACCATGCCCACGTTCACGTTTCTGGCCACGGTTTCCAAGAAGAATTAAAGTTAATGCTTAATCTAACTAAACCTCAATACTTTATTCCTGTCCATGGTGAGTATAGACATTTACATTTCCATGCTCAATTAGCTCAAAAAATAGGAATTGCAAAAGAAAATATTTTCGTTACTCCTAATGGAGTTAAACTTGAATTAACAGAAAATAATGCTAAAATAACAGATAAAGTTCCAGCTGGAAAAATATTAATTGACGGCTCTCAAGCTGGTAATCTAAATAATGATGTCCTAGAAGACCGCCAATCTTTAGGTGAAGATGGAATTGTAACTGTTATGGTTACTATTGATGAAGAAACTGGAAAAATAATTGGCGGGCCTGATCTCACCTGTCGCGGAGTTACTTATCAGCAAAACTCCCGAATAAGAAATATATTAAAAGACATAAAATCTCAAATAACTAAAATCTTAAATAGAACTAATATAGAAAATATTAATCAACAGTCTAAATTAAAATCTAGAATCAAAGCTGGAGTCAACTCTCTGTTAAGAAAACAACTAAATAGCAATCCGCTAATTCTTCCTTTAATTATGAAAATTTAA
- a CDS encoding DUF3794 and LysM peptidoglycan-binding domain-containing protein → MAVQCRDRTVRVEYVVDEDTVRESVSGDLTVPDEKPDIERVLEVTTEIGTETATVEEGGVNLDIDLDVGILYVADVPEDDPQQPVHFFEGPVSVSNFVELPNAESGMHVITDVQIIRTSSDFIDERTIEVTATLRKFAKVVEFRQMTIVTDIMGLDHNLVDKELLRLNDVIDENVITEVVAGEIDVPAEKPPIERILRVQGDLIGESETEVVDGAVIIEGTIEGGIVYVAATDEGDQPVHFFEGTFNFSYAVDVPGVSETDDLSSFTDVTVKQVTANFVDDGMVGVEVVTEIFTKVTEPIQIEAVVDIDSDKIEVEKDLLRVEEVIGENTITETITGNVNVPAGKPDVERILAGTNATVLNPTATVQEGGVLVDGEIEGAVIYVADVPEDEPQQPVHFVENFFNFSNFVNINGAEEGMAAYTNVSVINVRYSLLNQRTIELVTTLQKFAKVVQFRQLEIVTDCVAVSPIVDKPCEDRPSYIVYVVQPGDTLYKIARRYGTTVDAIVEANDIQDPDRIDVGQKLCIPKKIIDPKG, encoded by the coding sequence ATGGCAGTACAGTGTAGAGATAGAACTGTTAGAGTAGAATATGTAGTTGATGAAGATACAGTTAGAGAATCTGTCAGTGGAGATTTGACAGTCCCAGACGAAAAGCCTGATATCGAACGAGTATTAGAAGTTACAACAGAAATTGGTACAGAGACAGCTACAGTTGAGGAAGGCGGTGTTAATTTAGACATTGATTTAGACGTAGGGATACTTTATGTAGCAGATGTTCCCGAAGATGATCCACAGCAGCCGGTGCACTTCTTTGAAGGACCAGTTAGTGTTAGCAATTTTGTTGAGTTACCGAATGCAGAGTCAGGAATGCATGTTATAACTGATGTTCAAATTATTAGAACTAGTAGTGACTTTATTGATGAAAGAACTATTGAGGTGACAGCTACATTACGTAAATTTGCTAAAGTAGTAGAGTTTAGACAGATGACAATTGTTACTGATATTATGGGCTTAGATCATAATCTTGTAGATAAGGAATTATTAAGATTAAATGATGTAATTGATGAAAATGTAATTACAGAAGTTGTAGCTGGAGAGATAGATGTTCCAGCGGAGAAGCCTCCAATTGAAAGAATTCTTAGAGTTCAGGGAGATCTCATTGGTGAGTCTGAAACTGAAGTTGTTGATGGGGCAGTTATAATAGAAGGGACTATTGAAGGTGGGATTGTTTATGTAGCAGCAACTGACGAAGGAGATCAACCGGTTCACTTTTTTGAAGGAACTTTTAACTTTTCTTATGCTGTAGATGTGCCTGGAGTATCAGAAACTGATGATTTATCTTCTTTTACTGATGTAACAGTAAAGCAAGTAACAGCTAACTTTGTAGATGATGGTATGGTTGGAGTTGAGGTAGTGACAGAAATCTTTACTAAGGTAACAGAACCAATTCAGATAGAAGCAGTTGTAGATATTGATAGTGATAAGATAGAAGTTGAAAAAGATCTATTGAGAGTGGAAGAGGTAATTGGAGAAAATACCATTACTGAAACTATTACGGGGAATGTTAATGTACCAGCCGGCAAGCCAGATGTAGAAAGGATTTTGGCTGGAACTAACGCGACAGTTTTAAATCCAACAGCTACAGTACAAGAAGGGGGAGTGTTAGTTGATGGAGAGATTGAAGGAGCAGTAATTTATGTAGCAGATGTACCAGAGGATGAACCACAACAACCGGTTCATTTTGTAGAGAATTTCTTTAATTTTAGTAATTTTGTAAATATAAATGGGGCTGAAGAAGGAATGGCGGCTTACACAAATGTATCGGTAATTAATGTTAGATATAGTCTGTTAAACCAAAGAACAATTGAATTGGTAACTACATTACAGAAGTTTGCAAAAGTAGTTCAGTTTAGACAATTAGAGATTGTAACTGACTGTGTTGCAGTTTCTCCAATTGTTGATAAGCCTTGTGAAGATCGCCCGTCATATATAGTTTATGTTGTTCAGCCAGGAGATACTCTTTATAAGATTGCTCGGAGATATGGTACAACAGTTGATGCTATTGTAGAGGCTAACGATATTCAAGATCCTGACCGTATTGATGTTGGACAGAAGTTATGTATTCCTAAAAAAATAATTGATCCTAAAGGATAA